DNA from Actinoplanes sp. SE50/110:
TACCAGGGCGAACCGGCGCGGTTCGGCACCCCGCTGGACGCCCAGCGGGCCGGCATCTCGACCATCTACCAGGAGGTCAACCTCGTCCCGCTGATGAGCGTGGCGCACAACCTGTTCCTCGGGCGCGAACCACGCAACCGGTTCGGTCTGCTCGACGAGGCGCGGATGGTCCGCGAGGCCGGTGAGCTGCTGGCCGGCTACGGGGTGCGCACCGACGTACGCCGGCGTCTCGGCACCCTGGCGCTCGGCGCGCAGCAGATGGTGGCGCTGGCCCGGGCCGTGATGATCGACGCCAAGGTGGTCATCATGGACGAGCCCACCTCGTCGCTCGAACCCCGCGAGGTGGAGACGTTGTTCGGGGTGATCCGTGACCTGCACGCCCGGGGGATCGGCATCGTCTACGTCTCGCACCGGCTGGACGAGCTCTACCAGGTGTGCGACGCGGTGACGATCCTGCGCGACGGCAGACTCGTGCACACCGGCCGGATGGCCGATCTGGACCGGCGCCGGCTGGTTTCCCTGATGCTGGGCCGCGAGTTCGGCGACGACTTCACCAGCTTCACCGGCGCGGCCGAGAGCGCCGAGCCGACCGGCGAGCCGGTGCTGCGGGTCCGCGGCCTGACCAGTCGGCCGCGGCTCGACGACATCAGCTTCGACGTGCGACCCGGCGAGGTGGTCGGCCTCGGCGGCCTGCTCGGCGCCGGTCGCAGCGAGACGATCAAGGCGATCGGCGGGGCGTACCCGATCGACGCCGGCGACATCGAGGTCGGCGGGACGAAACTCGGCCGGCCCAGCACGGTCCGCGCGGTCCGGGCCGGTGTGGCCACCCAGCCCGAGGACCGCAAGGCCGAGGGGATCGTGCCCGGCCTGTCCATCCGGGACAACATCGCGCTGGCCGTCCTGCCCCGGATGACCAGGATGGGCCTGGTCAGCGACAAGA
Protein-coding regions in this window:
- a CDS encoding sugar ABC transporter ATP-binding protein: MALLEVAGVSKAFPGVRALDGVSFTLQPGEVHALVGENGAGKSTLIKVLTGVYQPDGGEVRYQGEPARFGTPLDAQRAGISTIYQEVNLVPLMSVAHNLFLGREPRNRFGLLDEARMVREAGELLAGYGVRTDVRRRLGTLALGAQQMVALARAVMIDAKVVIMDEPTSSLEPREVETLFGVIRDLHARGIGIVYVSHRLDELYQVCDAVTILRDGRLVHTGRMADLDRRRLVSLMLGREFGDDFTSFTGAAESAEPTGEPVLRVRGLTSRPRLDDISFDVRPGEVVGLGGLLGAGRSETIKAIGGAYPIDAGDIEVGGTKLGRPSTVRAVRAGVATQPEDRKAEGIVPGLSIRDNIALAVLPRMTRMGLVSDKKIDEVVRTYMSRLRIKASSPDQPVGDLSGGNQQKVLLARLLATGPKVLLLDEPTRGIDVGAKAEVQALIDELAAEGLGVVLVSSDAEELVEGADRVVVLRDGAVVGILSGDRVTTEDLMATIAEAADEH